The genomic region TCAATCTGCACTACACCCTCAAATTTTGCTACAGCTGTTGTATTAGTTTTTAGGAAGGTGTACCTAACAAACTGGCAAATGAGTTTATAGTAATGGCAGCTTAACAAAAAACTCTAAACTTATGTAGTTTCAATTGACTAACTGTacctgaaatattttttttagtttctgaTACTTTCTTGAGAAGATAAGATGTTCCCTTGTGTGTGGCTGTTAGATAATGCTCCATGTATCAACTGTCCACAAATCATCAATACAGCAGAGTCTACACATTTAGTGCATTTTGAATAAAGTGTAATGTTTAAGATGTTCTCtgtaaaagaaaagagaaaagaaaagaaaaaggaaaagaaaaaagaacaaaagcatGATACATTTACACCCTTTCGTCATTATCATTTCCCTGTGTCATATGTTTTTTAGTGCTGGTTTGATGAGCTCTGACTCACTTTTTTGAAAGCCTCAGGTGGCATCCATTCATAAGCAATATTTTCCACTGTTTTAAGGAAACCGCTCACAACCATATTTGCAGTTGAACCTTGTCCCAGCACTTTGTCTAGACCCTTAGAGATTAAGCTCTCCCAACATACTGCCGATTTTCCATCATCACATTGCTTTACTTCGATTGCTCTCTTAGCCTCTTCAAGCAATTCATTTCTGTAGTAGCTTCCTCCATTTTTTTGGATTATGTTGTTGATCTTCACCAGTAGGCCGGTAACTTGAGACTCATTCTCAGGTTCGTTGTTGTTGAAGACATGGTACACTGCACAAGACTCGCTGATGAACTTTTTGagactttcatttttttcaatgaaaGCGCCAACCTCGCGTCCTGGCTCACCATGGGTGAACAAGACGATGGTATGATGTTCTGCATCTTTGAAGACTTTCTTGAAGCGTTCCAgcatttctttgtcttcttttctgAAGGTACCTAGCTTAAGCACCAACAGGAACACATGAGGACCGGGTGAAATCAGTGTGGTGCAATCTAAGATCTCATTCATCACCTCTTCACGATCTTTGTAGGTGTGAAACAGACCTGGAGTATCAACAACAGCCAGAGTTTGTCCATTCACTTTTCTTGTCATGATCTTGCATTTTGCTGTCACAGATGCAGAGGACAGTTTAGTAGTAAAACTGTGGCTCTGTAGGATGGTGTTTCCTGATGCACTCTTCCCAACTCCAGTCTTTCCCAAGAGCACAATCCTCACCACGGATTCCTCTGACTCTGTTGGAAAATTTTAAACAGATATGATTTATGTTATAGAAAGTTGTATTAGTCatgaccacaaacacacacaagtatacacacacacacacacacacacacacggatatcTGTATATACTGATTCGTGATCTGAACCTTCCATTTTCATAGATAATACAGCTGTATAGTGCACACTTCAAGTACCAcaaagttattaaaatcaaTACAATGTGCTTGACAATTGAAAAGCTCTGAAATGCATTAAGAAAAAGTTCCCTGCATCCAGGCTGTTCcttaatgtttaatttttttaatagatgaaaaaacaaattaatgttCTTCCCCTTGTCGCTGTCTCAAGGGGATTTCTTTCTACCTTAAAGATAGTATTCTCAGCCTTCCCTGAGTTAGCCTATCTGGATGAACTGTATTCCcttgattcttttttttctcgtttttttttttttgttttagtccTCTGTATAATTTTTGTGCGGATTAGGCAACATTAATATACTGCAGGGTGGTGAAACACCATGCACCATAGATGACAGCAAAGTGCTATAGAAAGGGCTGTATAGGTCATTTTAGCTGACCCCAATTAGGTAAAAAATGCCTTGATCAGCCTTGATACCTGTCTTTGAGATCGGATCAGGACTGAGTGTGTCGATCATTATTTCTTTGTGTTAGGAATATTTTTGGTACTCCTCccagtttttaaaataaaaaagaatgtgGATAAAATCACAAGGTATGAATGCAATATCTGTAAAATATCATAGTGATGTTAAAAATAGTGTTGGGAAATTTGAGTGTCATGTTGCCTCAGTATAACTGGATCTGAACCCATGATTATGGTGAACTTTTGAGTTTTATGAGTTGTTATGTACCTTTCAAGCCACAGAATTGCAGGGAACACTGACAAGATGTGTAAGTAGGTAGTGGAGGTAAaacaacttttgttttttgaactTTACAAAATATGAAGCTTTAGTTCATATAGAGCTGATAACTTACAAAATGAACAAgtgttttactttaatttttgtGATGATTGGGTTTATGTTTAGttattttcacagtaaaaaagcTAATCTAATAACATGTGTGTATGTCTTATCATGACATCAGCAGAAATAAGAAATGACATGAAGATGATGAAAGTATTTATATCAATATTCaaagcagcagcacaacagacactaaggcctctagtttcacagaccgggcgCGGCGGGGGCACAGCGCACctgtgcttcgccaactgggtgtggccaggcagattttgcaagtttggcaaaCCGTGCGCGCtagcgcagctactcctctttcccacctccgtccctcctacctgcgcaagtcggaaagagggaggagagaaggcgtggagtgggttttacacacatcacaccaatcaaatgagcccctctcctcgcccttaaatgtgccatgcgaaggcgtaatgagagtttactcaattcgccatggcagaagagagcagcagcgtcagacggccaaacttctcccaggaggaaactgatgttttggtccgggaggtccaagctcgcagtgtccgaatatacggaactactcaggctgatgatgcaaaggtagcctgagaggaggtcaccacaattgtaaatcaatgttgcgtttctctcgtgcacacacgctctctctttctctctcgcagtctcactctgtttcttttcttttggcttttctaagatgacagatgctgaatatatactccctatctgatgctgtggctgtttgtggttggctgagagggatgtgaactcattagtttggagttgtgttaatcaaatcaggttgggtttccattatgcgtgccaaacgtgccaaacggtgccaatcccctttgatctgacatcagatgtgatgggacagtcgatatagagatacatttatgtgctgattgcagatagttgcattgaatagtgttttttgtggctatttattgcatcgttaatgtgcctgacattctggaaacctgcctgtgaggttttggtgacgtgtgcgcactgtccgccgtaGGCTTGTGCCGATTTCCGGTTTAACTGGTTTCGGCCCAGTTTAAGAGCTCTTACCGGTTTAATTCACGTCAACTGTATAAatgggaggagaaaaaaaaaagaacaaaaaaaaaagcttttcacatCGGCGGcgtgtcaagggactatattcaacttatcttacattgtaacatgcattatgacaacttaataaggtttatgtttgttcataaatgaagtggaggagaCTACAAGtgctttgtttagtttttctcaGAGGCTTCAGAGGGACTTCGcagctccgctctgctcagctgtctgctgctgctgcgagagGTCAAATTTCAATGGGGCGGGGAAAAGTGcgagggagtcagcagtcattcagtttgttgccctagtaactcgtttccactgaagaagttcctggtactatttggggggctggaactactacaggaacgtcttGTCGCtcagccctctcaaccgccgtgtctccactgagcgAACGGAGTCGGAGGAAGGTCCCTTGATATCCGTctgcgtcttcttcttcttgtgtgtgTAAACTCTCTTTTTATATACTACTTTTAATTATATAGTACTTTTAAACCCAtcacaaaaaacagattttatttatGCCTTTTCATCAGTCTCCCAGTTTCCtctgcaacctttgccattaaaagagccatttttgaccaacctaatttaaaaaaaatctgtgtggctttgaaaaatatgtttgagccttataatcaaggtaaatagcctattaagtctaaattagtgTATACTTATGatctaaataagcatttgttaatatgttttaccacaaggtggacaCTGTGCAGGTCACTATTAATAATTATCTGGTACTTAAATTTTGTAGAGCTGGCAGTGagaacaaacaaatctgtccacgcactactacattctctattttattcaatttacttttttggatttggcatccatagctaaccagccactgctattgaggttcagcaacatttggattcatagaatgaatttccatagacttcttttctcaaaggctcaaggagccactggacaggggctaaagagccacatgtggctccggagccacaggttgcctacccctgatgTAGAATGtcacatttcagaataatatatatCATATTATTGTTTTATAATTATTTCTGCATTATTGTATTCACCTTAATGTTGCGGCTGGTAAAgttggagctcattttaattactttatatactACTGGGCAGGCTATctataaaaatacatacattttttaaagtttatattttgtatcaGTAATCTGTTTCTGCAAGTGACTAAAGTcatcaaaagtacaatatttcccatGAGATGTAGCAGAGTAGAGGTATATAGTAGCACAAAAtcaaaatactcaagtaaattacaagtacctcaaaatcatacttaagtacagtatctgactaaatgtacatttttgtgAGTCCTCAAGTTAAAGAAACAATTGAGaggatatacacacacactttaaaatgtaatataatagtGCAATTATGCCAAATATGAATATATTGTTAGTTTGAATGTTTCCtgatatgcatatatatatgacAATGAtctttcttctttcaaaatcttaatttgttaAGAAGCCAAGTAATGCGTAATACAACAAACAAGGACTGTGAAGGaagtaaaactacaaaaaataaacttaacaaCTGCAAAGGACTGTTTAGGTggttataaaaataaattaaagtggAGACTTAAATATCATGATTGAAAAGaggtttcttttaaaaattattGATGTTAATGATACATGAAAACAGTTGTATTAACTAAAGATTAACATGTTGCTCTGCTGGTTTATCAAACACAAAAGAAAGAGAATTGTATGTGAAATATACTTACCAGACTGAAGAAGTTTGCTGTTCATCTTTGTCTTTTAAAAGCAGTTGATCTGTGATGTCTTGTTGCTGTTGGTGTCTTGCTGTTGAGTAGTTTCATCTTTATATATCATAAAGTCTGTGTAGTTCCCTCCCCTTAAACACATGTCATCTGTTACCTAGCCAGTTTGAGGAAAGACAGCACAGACAGCCAACCAGTCACAGGCCAGAAACCAAAATGTAGCcaaacaaaagtgtatttttattggGTTTGTAGTTACTGTTATGTTTAGGTTGTTTTTGTAGCAGATTTTCCATTTTATATGTCACTGTTCCTAGCATGTAGTGATTCACAAGTAGTGTGTGTGCAATGATATTCGATTACCTTCATGTGGAATTTAGCAAGATGCAAAGGAAGCCTTGTTTTGCTGTGTGCAGCAGCCCCTTCCCAAAAATAAGGTTGATAGAAAAATAGGGTAGCCTATCTTGACTTGTCAGCTACTGGTTGAGCTCCCAACACAAATTTCATGGTGTGTCATGGGAGAtaaacagctggacatgtcaTCAGTTAAGGGTTCACTGTGCTTCAAACTAACCATCTCATGCAAAGTACCAACCAAACATATTAAAAAGCAGTAGTTCGATCCTGCGAGTAACCACGCTCGAAGGGAGGGTGAAAAGCCTGCCGTTATTATGAGGGGCGATGAATTGTACACATGGAGAAAACAGCACACACCTTCAGACAATCTCTCCTCCAAGACATTCATAGTTTGCATTCAGTTGCCCATGTAAAACATAGCTGGTGCTATGGTGGGGCTAGATTGGGTTGTAGCCTCAACAAGAAATTACAAGATGTTtgacatggagaaaaaaaacaatctgtctGATTTCCTTTATTTGGCTGCTGTTTTCCTCATTCTCTGGTCGATCAGTCCAATCTGACAAGCGCTTTGCATGAAGCATACTGACTCCTTAAGATCAGAGAGTCTACCCATGCAGAAAGAGCCAAAAACCATCAGTTGAAGCTCCCTGAATTTTTGAAATAAGGTTAATCTTATTTGGGTTTGTAGGCTGTTACAGATGTTTCACTCTCAAATGCAAAAACTCTCAATGCCAGTTTAGTCAGAACTGGCATTCTACCCAAGGAAGATGCCAGATTATGGTATTCTAAATGTCAGACTGCATTTGATCAGCTGAGGGCTGCCTTGTTGAGTGCAAATATCCTTAAACCATCTTTATGCAGATGCAAGCTTGGATGAGCTTGCTGCAGTCCTGGTAACAGGTAATTGCATCGGTCATCATCTGACAAAGAGGACTGCCCAATAGAGAATACAACTCAGGTGAGAGTTGCTGTCCCAAATGGATTCTGACTGAAAAATATAATGACTATTTATTGGGGAGTGTCCTTTGTTGCCTTTAGAGACAATGAACCCCTGGTTTATCCACATACAGCACAGCGCTGCCCAGATGTGGGCTGCGAAGCGCAAGAGGTTTACTAAAGTGGCAAATTATCACTTTACCATCAACTGCCAATCTGGGAAAACCAAAAGGAAATGCTAAAAACCTGTCTAGACAAAGGTGTGCACTATCCCATTAGCAATGGCCAGTCCTCAGGACTGTATGTCTGATTTATGAAATCAACAAGTTGATCCAGTACTTTAGATGGTGTGTCAGTGGAAGAATGTGTCACAGCCTCCTCCCTAGATATAAAACACTAAATAGGACATGACTTAATAACTCATCAGATAACCATTCACTATCTTGCTTTGGTATTGTTTAAAATTGCAACCTATGGGCACCAAATATGGTTGTCAGCTGGGGAGCAACTTATTGCCTCACCAAAAGGACTAAAGACAACAGGGAGGCTGGCATCACTTTCAAATAATTTTTGATTCAATAAAAGTCAGAGCCAAACAGTAAAGTCTTCAGCCTTGATTTAAATGAACTGTGAGATGCAGTGGACCTGCAGACCTCAAGACTTAAGTGATGTGATCCACTTTCTTGGTCTTAGTGAGGACCTGAGCTGGCTTGTGCTGAATTAGCTGTAGCTGTCTGATTTTTTGGGGAGACCTACAAAGACATCGTTACAATTGCTGAGTCTACTGAAGATAAATGCATGGACAAATTTTTCCAATCCTGCTGAGACATAAGTCCTTTAATCCTCCATGTATAGATAGCAAGCTcactttgtaattgttttaaagctatagtgcgtaacttctacaggtccgtaaatgtccgtttcacccaagccactattagaggagatgacacaatgcagATTAAGCCGAttggctcctctaacatctcgtggtatttttcaatatatatcatttttagtttgcgtgtCGACTGGCGACATTCTCGCGCTGgtgcacaggaaatgcttcctcacaacaagaagggagggggaggaagagcggagagtgtcatagcaagaggtagagcgcaggtagaaagagaaagcaacacgGCGGAGAAgaagacacggttcagaagtggatcctaccacaaagaaaaagcctggacgttcggctgaaggtctattagcaaagaagaaaagtgaccgacggagaaggcaaacaaggatttgtattggcgtcgcttttcctcggtggagagccctgaaggaagaaattgggctgagagcagacacggatgttgccttgctactgttggataagtaagtgacttggtttataattatattatgagtagtatgtgttgctgttatgtgtactggacctagtactttattattttcttggaaatggtgctatgaacgtaatttaatgttagcagcctggtgttcgccacattgtgtagcattgtgtacatggtgtgtagcgagtgttactctgtttaCACGGTGTGcggcgactggcgagtgttactctgtgtacacggtgtgtggcgactggcgggtgttactctgtgtacatggaagtgccgccggcttattagttgtaataacgcattatctgCTGGGAGGCAACAGAAGTTACACACTATAGCTTTAATGTGGCTATTAAAATCCCAGTTTGAGTCCATGACGAGATCAAGATTCCTGGCACAGTCCATGGTTTTTAACATTGCCGATTCAAGCTGAGAGTTGACTTTAAAGTGTTCTTCCTTGGCTCCAAAAACAGCTGACCTGGCTAAGTCCAGctctcaaacgcgatgagccaatcacagtgcatatagccattcccatacacttagacattctctgcctgcacattcattgaaatgc from Epinephelus lanceolatus isolate andai-2023 chromosome 18, ASM4190304v1, whole genome shotgun sequence harbors:
- the LOC117268873 gene encoding GTPase IMAP family member 5-like, which translates into the protein MNSKLLQSESEESVVRIVLLGKTGVGKSASGNTILQSHSFTTKLSSASVTAKCKIMTRKVNGQTLAVVDTPGLFHTYKDREEVMNEILDCTTLISPGPHVFLLVLKLGTFRKEDKEMLERFKKVFKDAEHHTIVLFTHGEPGREVGAFIEKNESLKKFISESCAVYHVFNNNEPENESQVTGLLVKINNIIQKNGGSYYRNELLEEAKRAIEVKQCDDGKSAVCWESLISKGLDKVLGQGSTANMVVSGFLKTVENIAYEWMPPEAFKKVSQSSSNQH